CACCCAAAAACTAAGTATCCTTCTTGATTTGCACAATTGTGTCCAAAATTTGGTTCAACTACCTCTAACACAAGAAGCATTAGTCCACCAACGCCGCGAAAAATGGGTGGATGAACTCTTGGAAGGTTCCTTGATGCttctagatgcatgcacaacaACAAAAGATGCTCTACTTCACACCAAAGAGTGCAGCCGCGAGCTTCAATCGATAATCCGGCGAAGAAGGCAAGGCCAAGTTGAGCTAACAATAGAGGTTAAAAAATTCTTGACATCAAGGAAAGTGGTGAGAAAATCAATCTTCAAAGCCTTGGAAAATTTAAAGGGTCATAATGCAAATAAATGCAACCCTTCTATGATCAACAAAGAATATCAAACAGTTAACTTGTTGAAAGAAATTCAAGTTACTAGTTTTGCCATATTCGAGTCCCTTTTGAACTTTATTTCTGGATCTACACAATCGAAACGTGGCGGTTGGCTGTTGGTTTCGAAGCtgatgaacaagaaaaggatgtTATCCAACACAGAGGACAATAATGAATTTGCAAAAGTGGATGATGCATTGCAGTTCTTTGCATTCAATATGGGAAACATCGATGActtgcagaacaagttactaaGATTGGGGTCATGCATTCAAGATCTTGAAGAAGGACTTGAGTCATTGTTTAGGCGCTTAATCAAAATCAGAGTTGCCCTTCTCAACATTTTTAATCACTAGTTGTTGATCCAACTTAACggcttttgaattttgtaatatattaattaattagcagCTTGTATACAATTATTGCAGATAATGTATTAACCCTTATTTTTATGATAACGATGAAATTGTTTAACTGATAAGGATGGaattacaaattatatataGTTAATTGTGTTCagccaaaataaataaaaaaaaattgagtaaacttatgattgaatttgaaattaaatgcaAATCATGCAAagcaaaagaataaatttatccCTCCTTGTTCTAAATTCTTTTCTATATAATAAGAGAGAacacttatttttttaagataacaATTTAGTTAAAATGTCATAtcaattaagttttttttatatataatttctaattgataattaattttttttcgtgtTATATACCCAGACACAATAGTGAGAATAGAAGTTTCTATTcctaaagaaagaaaaattcctCCTCTGCCTTTGTACTATAGTAGAAAGAGGAGAGTGGAAGGGAGAattggaaaaaagaaagaaggggatATTCATGTAATTAATATGCCAGCTGGCACTGTTAGTGGAAAAAACGTGAAAAAGGATCAGCTGGAGAATCCTAACCGAATTGAGTATACCAGTAACAGAATTGGGGTGGCAGGAGGGACGTTTTGAAAAAAGTTAAGGAGAGTTGAGGCTGGCTCTTACACACAGCccttatcatttttctttattgttcTTGTATCTTCCTTACTATTTTCTACATCTATATCACTCTTCTATTCTGTTCTGTGTGTTGCTGTGTTGTTGATGTGCATATTTTTAGTTGTGCAGGTACCAGTTGTTACAACTGGTATTTTGTACATGTCATCCACGCGAGCTGCAACTATAGAGGCTAGGGCAGACTGATTGGAAAGACAGATGGAGGAATTTAGAGGCGAACATGCACGCAGCACTGAGATGATTACGAAGAGACTCGAGGAGTTGAGTAAGGGGTTGAATGTGGAGGAAAATAGAAACCGATTGCATCGTGATAGAGAAGAGCAAGAGCACGGAGAGGGTGCGGAGGAAAGAGGATGTGTGTGGGTGGCTGGTGCAGATAGAACGCTATTTCC
This portion of the Arachis duranensis cultivar V14167 chromosome 6, aradu.V14167.gnm2.J7QH, whole genome shotgun sequence genome encodes:
- the LOC107492045 gene encoding uncharacterized protein LOC107492045 encodes the protein MEASSLNIKIHNHARSNSLPSKPHPIILQCDEYLAILGGGGASSDSTTTSSASLLTQKLSILLDLHNCVQNLVQLPLTQEALVHQRREKWVDELLEGSLMLLDACTTTKDALLHTKECSRELQSIIRRRRQGQVELTIEVKKFLTSRKVVRKSIFKALENLKGHNANKCNPSMINKEYQTVNLLKEIQVTSFAIFESLLNFISGSTQSKRGGWLLVSKLMNKKRMLSNTEDNNEFAKVDDALQFFAFNMGNIDDLQNKLLRLGSCIQDLEEGLESLFRRLIKIRVALLNIFNH